The Caldicellulosiruptoraceae bacterium PP1 nucleotide sequence ACATTGCCAAACAATGGCATTATATACTGGTTTGCCATTAGTTTTATCCCATACAATTGTTGTTTCACGTTGATTTGTTATACCGATAGCTTTCAATTCAGAAATGTTAATGTTTGCCTTATTTATAGCTTCTTTTGCTACTTCTATTTGAGTATTTAAAATCTCATAAGGATCTTGTTCAACCCATCCCTTTTCAGGATAAACTTGTTTAATCTCTTTTTGTGAAAATGAAATAATTTCACCAAATTCACTAAATACAACTGCTCTTGAACTTGATGTCCCTTGGTCTAATGAAAGTATATATTTCCCCATTTTTACACCTCATAAGAAATATATTTCTATCCTATAAAATATTCTACGTAAAATCAAGATTAAAAAATGCTGTTAACCTAAGTGGTTAACAGCACTTAAATGATTTTTTTAAATTTAATACTTCTTTTGCTTTTTCTACAATTCCATCAGCAGTTAAGTTAAAAAATGAAAGAACATCCTCTGGCTTTCCTGATCTACCAAACTCATCATTTAAACCAACCATTTTAACTAATGTTGGATATTCTTGAGATAGTACTTCAGAAACAGCAGATCCTAATCCACCTAAAATATTATGTTCTTCACATGTTACAACACAACCTGTAGCTTTTGCTGACTTTATTATCAATTCTTTATCAATAGGTTTTATAAATGGCATATCTATTAATGTTACTGAAATTCCTTCTTGTTTTAATATTTTTGTAGCTTTAATAGCTTCATGAACCATAAGACCAGTTGCAATTATGGAAATATCTTTACCTTCTTCTAATACAATACCTTTACCTAACTCCAATTTTAGGCTACTATCATAAATCTCATCAACTGCAAGTCTTCCAAGTCTTATATAAAATGGTCCATCATTTTCAATTGCAAGCCTTACACATTCTTTTGTAGATGCTGCATCAGAAGGAGATAATACTGTCATTCCAGGAATAGCTCTCATTAAAGCAAAATCTTCTAGCATTTGATGTGAAGCACCATCTTCACCAATTGAAACACCTGCATGTGAAGCACCTATTTTTACATTTAGATGTGGATATCCAATAGAATTTCTTACTTGATCATATGCGCGTCCTGCTGCAAATATTGCAAATGTGCTGGCAAATGGTATTTTCCCACAAGTTGCAAATCCTGCGGCAGTTGCCATTAAATCTTGTTCAGCAATTCCTATATTAAAAAATCTATCAGGAAACTTCTTTTTAAAAAGTTCAGTTCTTGTTGATTTTGAAAGATCAGCATCTAAAACTACTATATTATTATATTTTTCTCCATATTCAGCTAATGCTTGACCGTATGCTTCTCTAGTTGCTATTTTAGCCATTAGTTTTCGCCCTCCAATCTTTTAAGTTCATCTTCTAATTCTTTATATGCTTGTTCTGCTTGTTCATTATTTGGTGCAACTCCGTGCCAGCCAACTTGATTTTCCATGAATGAAATGCCTTTTCCTTTTACAGTTTCAGCAATGATTATTGTTGGTTTTCCTTTGGTTTCCTTAGCTTTATTTATTGCTTCTTCAATTTGATTATAGTTATGCCCATCAATTACTAATACATTCCATCCAAAAGCTTTGAATTTATCAGTAACAGGTTCAGGTGACATAACTTCTGTTACTTTTCCATCTATTTGTAAACCATTATGGTCTAAAAATGCAGTTAGATTATCCAATTTGTAATGAGCAGCAGTCATTGCAGCTTCCCATACTTGTCCTTCTTCAATTTCTCCATCACCTAAAAGAACAAAAACTCTATAGTCTTTTTTATCAAGCTTTCCTGCAAGTGCCATTCCATTTGCAATTGAAAGTCCTTGGCCTAAAGACCCTGTTGAAATTTCAACACCAGGTATTTTCTTCATATCAGGATGCCCTTGAAGTATAGAATTAACTTGTCTGAATCCTTTTAATTCTTCTTTGCTAAAGAAACCTTTTTCGGCAAGAACTGCATAAAGGACAGGAGATGCATGACCTTTTGACATAACAAATCTGTCTCTATTTTCATCTTTTGGATTCTTTGGATCTATATTCATTTCATAGAAATATAGATAGTTCAGTATTTCAACAGCAGATAGTGAACCGCCTGGATGTCCTGAACCTGCTGAAGAAGTCTGTAAAATAATATTCTTTCTAATTTCTATAGCTCGTTTTTTGAGTTCTAATTCTGTTTTTTTATCCATATATTTAAACCTCCTAACTTTAAATTGGCAAAATTATATTAATGAACTTTAATAATTATAACATATATTTGTATATTATAAAAACATATTGCTAAATCATCTATGCTTTTGAAAAACCTTCTCCCAAAACCTCTCTAACATCAGAAAGTATTACAAAAGCATTTTGATCAATTTGTTGAACCAATTGCTTAACCTTTGACACCTCATGCCTTTTTACAACACAAAATAAAATATTCTTTTCTTTCTTGGTCCACATTCCCTGTCCAAATAAACCTGTTACGCCTCTATCCAAATCATTCATAATCCTATCAGCTATAATATCTGCTTTTTCTGAAATAATTATTAATGCTTTTGCAAAGTTTACACCTTCTAAAATTGCATCAATTACTTTTGAACAAACATATAAAGTCAATGCAGCATAAAGACCAAGTTCATAATTTTTAAAAACAACAGACGCTAAAACTATAACTAATACATCTAAAAATAAAAGAACCTGTCCTAATGAAAAAAGAGAAATAAATTTATGAAGTATTTTGGCTAACATTTCTGTACCACCAGTAGTAGCTCCAAATAATAAAACAATTGCAAGCCCTACACCCATTAGTATCCCACCAAAAATTGATGCGAGTAATTTATCGTAAGTAAGTGTTGGTAAAAAGGCTGTCAAGTCTGTTATAACAGATAAAATAATTGTCCCATATATACTCTTTATACCAAAGTGAACACCTATTGTTCTTATACCAATAATAAATATTGGTATATTTAATGCAAGCATTGTCATACCAACAGGTAATTTATAGTTTGAAATATAATATAAAACAGTAGCTAAACCAGAAAGTCCACCTGCAGCAATTTTGTTAGGAACCAAAAATAGGTTTAGTGACAATGCCACAAGTAGTGAACCAAAAGTTATTGCAACGTACTCGTAAATTGTCTTAATTATCTTTTTTTTCAACTTTTCTTCCTCCAAATATTACTTCTGATTACCTTCAGTGCAAATTTAGGTAGTACTAACATTCTTTTATATCTCCAAGGTTCTTGAATAAGTCTATATAACCATTCAATCCCTAATTTTTGGTATATTAATGGGGCTCTTTTTACATTACCAGCTAAAACATCAAAGCTTCCACCAACACCCATAATTATCTTAGCATTTAATTTATCTTTGTTCTTATATATCCATAGCTCCTGTTTTTTCATCCCAAGAGCCACAAAAAGCACATCACAATTTGTTTTATTTATAATTTCAATTAAATTTTCATCATTTTCAAAATCAAAATAGCCGTTGTGCGTTCCCACAATATTAATTCCATAATTTTTGATAAGATTTTCAGCAGCTTTTGTTGCTATTCCTTCTTTTGCACCTAACAAAAATACTCTTTGATAATATTTTTTTAAAAGCGGAAGCATTTTGATTAATAAGTCAAAGCCTGCAACTCTTTCATAAAGTTTTTGGCCAAAGTATTTTGAAGCCCATATTACTCCTATTCCATCTGGAACATTTAAATCACCATTATTTAATACTTTCATAAATTGGATGTCTTTTTGAGATAGCATAATCATTTCAACATTAGGAGTAAATATTACCATTTTTTTATTATTTATTATAGTTTGTTCAATTTTTTTAAGAGCCAAATTAAAATTAACTGTATCAATTCTTACACCGAATATATATATGCTTTTATCCTTTTTTATTTCTTTAAGCAACTTTTTAAGTTTATTAAACGAAACATTTGCTTTTTGAATTTGTTGATAATTTATTCTTTTTTGGATATTTAAAATGTTATCATCTGCCAAGATTTCATTTGTCTTATTTATTAGATTTTCTACACTAAAGTCAAATATTGTTCCGATAGGTTTTTGATTATAAATGTTTAGAAAGCTATTAATTTTGGGGTCGTATGTTATGCCTATAAACTTTTTATTCAGTTTTGCTGCAAAAATTAGTGCATGAAGCCTCATTCCTATAATTAAATCAATCTTATTAAATAGTGCAAGCATATCCTCGGGTTGATATACATTTTTAATTATAAATGGTTTATTTTTCATCAGATTAACTATTTCATTAATTTTCAATATATCCCATTTTCCTTGAAAAGGTATAAAAATAACATTTATTTCCTTCGAATCAATCAAATAGTCTGCAAATTGTGCGATTTTATAATTCATGCCATCTTCAATCTTCCATTTTCTAACTATTATTCCCACAGTTTTTTTATTATTATTTATATCAATATTCTCTTTCTCAAATAAATTAAAAGTTTTACTTTCAGCTGATGGTTCAAGTAAAAAAGCAGGGTCAGCTGATAATTCTAAATCTTTATTAATTTTATTCTCTAATAATAACTTATATGAGTCATAATCACGGACAGTAATAATGTCACAAAGATTAACAATTTTCACAAATAATATCCAATTTATTCTATTCTTAATTGGTCCAATTCCTTGAGAAAAAACAAATATCTTTTTCCCAAATAACTTTGCAACTATTATTTGAAATATATAGTAGTAAAGGCTTCGATTACTTGTCTCGTTTTGAAAAAGACTTCCACCGCCAGAAATTAAAATATCACATCTTTTTATTGCTTTTAATACACTCATAATACTTTTTCTATTTACACTATGAACGTTATAATTTTTTGATGTACTTTCTGGTCGTGATGATAATACAGTGATATCTATATCATGTTCATCCATTTCTTTTATTTTATCAACCAATACTTTTAAAATAGCTTCATCGCCAGTATTTAAATTTCCATAGTATCCTGAAATAACAATGTTAATCATCTAATAATCTCACCTTAATATTTTTTTAAATGGTATATCATGCATAAAAAATTATATACTACAAAAAATATATTTGTAAAATTAATTATTATGGAGGTATAAAAATGCCTGATAAAATCAAATGTAATGTATCAGATTGCATGTATTGGGAAAATAAAAAATGCACCGCTCCATCAATTGAAGTTTCTGTTGACGGAGGCGGAAGTGTAGCTCAAGGTACTAAAGAACGAACAAATTGCTACACATATTCAGCAAGAATGAGGTAATCTTATCTTTTTACCTCACTTCCAAAAGGACAGACCCTCATGCAGATCCCGCAAACCTGTCCTCTTCCTATGAATTTAAACCTTTCTTTCATAAAATGGCTGCAAGCATGAGGGTCGAATATCTCTTCTCTCTTACAACCTAAATACCATTGATTTCCTGTTAAAGCTTGAGCTGGACAGCTTGCAACACATATATTACAATTGCCACATTGTGATGCGATTACTTCATTTTTTATATTTTCATCTGTAAAATTTGTGAGTATAGTACCAATTCTTACCCGAGGACCATAAAGTTTGTGAACAAATAAGTTATTCTTCCCAATAAACCCCATACCAGATAGTACTGCACCTATCTTATGTGATAAAACACCAGAAAAGCCATTATCTAACCCATGAATGCTTTGTGAAGAAGCAATACTTAAGGCAAAAAAACCATTCTTTTCTAAAAATAATACAGCTTTTAATGTGAGTAAATCTATTAAATTATTAACTGCTTTGTAATGATGGTAATAAGTAAAAGTTGGAGAATCTTCAATTTGATTTATTACTCCATCAGATAATTTTATAACAATTGATATAGCTGTTTTAAATGTTTGTAAATCTTGCGGTAGGTATTCAGTAATATTAGATACCCCTACATCAGAAGCTCCTTCAGAAATAAGCATTGATTTTATATCATCTATTATCATATTATCAACCTCAATCTAAAAAATATAGTTTAAAACCTCACTTACATAGTTCATACCTATAATCTGGATATTATATGTATCTTTAATTGAATCAATATTCTTTTTAGGAATAATTACAGTTTCAAAACCCAGTTTTTTTGCTTCATTTATTCTTCTTTGTACATTGCTTACTCCTCTAATCTCTCCACCTAATCCAACCTCCCCTATTAATACAATATTCCCGATTGGTATATTTTTATAGCTTGAAGCAATAGAAGAGATTATTGCTAAATCAGCTGCGGTTTCTGATATCTTAAACCCACCTATTACATTTATATATATATCTTGTAAACCAAGTGGTATACCAATCTTTTTTTCAAGTACTGCACATAACATCATACATCTGTTATAATCTACACCAGTAACTGTTCTTCTTGGTGTACCAAACTGTGTTGTGCTAGTAAGTGCCTGAATTTCCAAAACCAAAGGCCTAGTACCTTCAATTCCAACAAAAATTGCCCTTCCTTCTGAATTAATATTATCATCTAAAAATAGCCTTGAAGCATCATCAATCTCCAAAAGACCATTATCTGACATTTCAAAAATTCCAAGTTCATTGGTAGGACCAAATCTATTTTTATATGCCCTGATTATTCTGAATGTGTTAAATCTTTCACCTTCAAAATATAATACACAATCCACCATATGTTCGAGAACACGTGGGCCTGCAATAAGCCCATCTTTGGTCACATGTCCTACAATTACAGTTGTTATGTTATACTTTTTAGCTATTCGCATTAATCTTAATGTTATCTCTCTAACTTGTGAAACACTCCCCGGTGCTGAAGAAAAATCTGATGAAAACATTGTTTGTATAGAATCGATAATTATAAACTCAGGTTTTTTCGCTTCTAAATACTGTTCAATAATATCAAAATTTGTTTCAGTTAAAACATTTATTTTTTCAGATGCATTAAGTCTTTTAGCTCTAAGCCTTAGTTGATTTATCCCCTCTTCTCCTGAAATATATAAAACATCTTTGTTATTTGCTAAAATACTTGCAACTTGTAACAGTAAGGTAGATTTGCCTATACCTGGTTCTCCTCCGATTAATACAAGGGAACCTTTCACAAAACCACCGCCCAAAACCCTATCAAGCTCCAAAAAACCACTTGAAAATCTATCCTCTTGAATATCAACTGTTATATTATCTATTTTATAAACATCTAATTTATCAAAGCTATTTAATCTTTGCTTATTATTTTTTTCAATTACTTCTTCAATTAAAGAGTTCCATTTCCCACATTCTGGACATTTTCCAAGCCACTTTGTAGTTTTATATCCACACTCTTGACAAACATACATACTTTTCATACACTTCACCTATCAAAATTGCATATGTTATATTTTTATCATAATTTGAGCAAATAATAAAGATATATGATATAATTTAAATGTATAATGTTTCTATTCTCTGAGGAGGATTTTTTATAAGATGAAAGTTTTACATTTGATTAGTGGTGGAGATACTGGTGGTGCCAAAACTCATATAATTAATTTATGTAGCAAATTAAAAGACATGGTAACTTTAAAGATTATCTGTTTTATGTATGGCTCCTTTTATGATGATGTAAAGAAAGCAGGAATAGATATATTAGTATTTGAACAAAAAAATAGACTAAATATAGGCGTAATAAATAAAATTGTGGAATTAATAAATAATGAAGGCTATCAAATAATTCACTGTCATGGTGCAAGAGCAAATTTTATTGGCATGCTCCTTAAAAAAAGAATGCCAAATCTTATTTACATAACAACATTACATAGTGATTTTGACCTTGATTTTCAAGATAATCTGTATAAACGTTTTATTTTTGCTTCATTAAATAAATTCTCTCTTAAAAAGATGGATTACTATGTTACTGTTGGTTCACCACTTGTAGAAAAATTAAA carries:
- the radA gene encoding DNA repair protein RadA translates to MKSMYVCQECGYKTTKWLGKCPECGKWNSLIEEVIEKNNKQRLNSFDKLDVYKIDNITVDIQEDRFSSGFLELDRVLGGGFVKGSLVLIGGEPGIGKSTLLLQVASILANNKDVLYISGEEGINQLRLRAKRLNASEKINVLTETNFDIIEQYLEAKKPEFIIIDSIQTMFSSDFSSAPGSVSQVREITLRLMRIAKKYNITTVIVGHVTKDGLIAGPRVLEHMVDCVLYFEGERFNTFRIIRAYKNRFGPTNELGIFEMSDNGLLEIDDASRLFLDDNINSEGRAIFVGIEGTRPLVLEIQALTSTTQFGTPRRTVTGVDYNRCMMLCAVLEKKIGIPLGLQDIYINVIGGFKISETAADLAIISSIASSYKNIPIGNIVLIGEVGLGGEIRGVSNVQRRINEAKKLGFETVIIPKKNIDSIKDTYNIQIIGMNYVSEVLNYIF
- a CDS encoding 4Fe-4S double cluster binding domain-containing protein yields the protein MIIDDIKSMLISEGASDVGVSNITEYLPQDLQTFKTAISIVIKLSDGVINQIEDSPTFTYYHHYKAVNNLIDLLTLKAVLFLEKNGFFALSIASSQSIHGLDNGFSGVLSHKIGAVLSGMGFIGKNNLFVHKLYGPRVRIGTILTNFTDENIKNEVIASQCGNCNICVASCPAQALTGNQWYLGCKREEIFDPHACSHFMKERFKFIGRGQVCGICMRVCPFGSEVKR
- a CDS encoding transketolase, which translates into the protein MDKKTELELKKRAIEIRKNIILQTSSAGSGHPGGSLSAVEILNYLYFYEMNIDPKNPKDENRDRFVMSKGHASPVLYAVLAEKGFFSKEELKGFRQVNSILQGHPDMKKIPGVEISTGSLGQGLSIANGMALAGKLDKKDYRVFVLLGDGEIEEGQVWEAAMTAAHYKLDNLTAFLDHNGLQIDGKVTEVMSPEPVTDKFKAFGWNVLVIDGHNYNQIEEAINKAKETKGKPTIIIAETVKGKGISFMENQVGWHGVAPNNEQAEQAYKELEDELKRLEGEN
- a CDS encoding YitT family protein, which translates into the protein MKKKIIKTIYEYVAITFGSLLVALSLNLFLVPNKIAAGGLSGLATVLYYISNYKLPVGMTMLALNIPIFIIGIRTIGVHFGIKSIYGTIILSVITDLTAFLPTLTYDKLLASIFGGILMGVGLAIVLLFGATTGGTEMLAKILHKFISLFSLGQVLLFLDVLVIVLASVVFKNYELGLYAALTLYVCSKVIDAILEGVNFAKALIIISEKADIIADRIMNDLDRGVTGLFGQGMWTKKEKNILFCVVKRHEVSKVKQLVQQIDQNAFVILSDVREVLGEGFSKA
- the csaB gene encoding polysaccharide pyruvyl transferase CsaB → MINIVISGYYGNLNTGDEAILKVLVDKIKEMDEHDIDITVLSSRPESTSKNYNVHSVNRKSIMSVLKAIKRCDILISGGGSLFQNETSNRSLYYYIFQIIVAKLFGKKIFVFSQGIGPIKNRINWILFVKIVNLCDIITVRDYDSYKLLLENKINKDLELSADPAFLLEPSAESKTFNLFEKENIDINNNKKTVGIIVRKWKIEDGMNYKIAQFADYLIDSKEINVIFIPFQGKWDILKINEIVNLMKNKPFIIKNVYQPEDMLALFNKIDLIIGMRLHALIFAAKLNKKFIGITYDPKINSFLNIYNQKPIGTIFDFSVENLINKTNEILADDNILNIQKRINYQQIQKANVSFNKLKKLLKEIKKDKSIYIFGVRIDTVNFNLALKKIEQTIINNKKMVIFTPNVEMIMLSQKDIQFMKVLNNGDLNVPDGIGVIWASKYFGQKLYERVAGFDLLIKMLPLLKKYYQRVFLLGAKEGIATKAAENLIKNYGINIVGTHNGYFDFENDENLIEIINKTNCDVLFVALGMKKQELWIYKNKDKLNAKIIMGVGGSFDVLAGNVKRAPLIYQKLGIEWLYRLIQEPWRYKRMLVLPKFALKVIRSNIWRKKS
- a CDS encoding DUF1540 domain-containing protein, translated to MPDKIKCNVSDCMYWENKKCTAPSIEVSVDGGGSVAQGTKERTNCYTYSARMR
- a CDS encoding transketolase family protein, producing MAKIATREAYGQALAEYGEKYNNIVVLDADLSKSTRTELFKKKFPDRFFNIGIAEQDLMATAAGFATCGKIPFASTFAIFAAGRAYDQVRNSIGYPHLNVKIGASHAGVSIGEDGASHQMLEDFALMRAIPGMTVLSPSDAASTKECVRLAIENDGPFYIRLGRLAVDEIYDSSLKLELGKGIVLEEGKDISIIATGLMVHEAIKATKILKQEGISVTLIDMPFIKPIDKELIIKSAKATGCVVTCEEHNILGGLGSAVSEVLSQEYPTLVKMVGLNDEFGRSGKPEDVLSFFNLTADGIVEKAKEVLNLKKSFKCC